The nucleotide window TGTTTATAGCGCTCTCGAAACCCCTCAATCAGTGCTCAAACCTCCTCAAAAGAAACTAGGTTAAATTGAACATACAGGTCCAAAATTTCCGAATTTAACTGTCCTAACCATGAATGTAGAAGTGTAATGTTTTTTATCTTCAAAATATAATTGACACCAATGCTCAAGCCCTCTCGAGACCCCTCGATCAGTGCTCGAGCCTCCATGGAAGCTGAAAACtaggttataacttataagtcTTAAACATGTTCAAATTCGGTCTTGTTTTCAAGATTTCCCGAATTCAATTATTTTCTAACCGTGAATGTAGAAATTCGCAGGACTCCTTggacttaattaattaaatgcaGATGGAGGAATAGCTTAGGTGAGGCAGCTTGTGGGAGGTGGGTGTGGTCCACGGTGCGTAAGTGCACCAACTGGCTACGCATAAGGCATCCCCACCAGAGCCTTTATGTACTactgtgtatatatatgaatcTGGTGTATGTGCGCGTGTAAATTTGCACTAATTTTTTAGTTGAGGAAATTATTACGTAGTTGAAAAAATTAGCCTAACATGATGGATTTCAAGTGAAAAGGAAAATCCAGCAAATACTTGTCGTCCCACGCACCAACTATTTGGCTTTTGTGTATTTGAGAGATGTAAAACCTCAGAAACCCTATTACTGGGTCTAATacatatgtacacacacacacacacttagaGGGAATGAACTAATTTCTTGAATTGTTACCAGATCATATCTAGATTCTTCATCGTAAATAGACGATTTCTGCAACTTCAACTAGGCCACATCTGCTATCAACTTTCTGCAGCCCAAAATAAACAAGAATTAAAAATAAGGAATTAGAAACACAAGAGAGATATTTAACGTCTACCGATCCAGATCTAGTTGGACCAGTCAGGAGTGTGAGTTTAACGACCACCTTTCTAGTCGTCGGCGCCAGATCTATATAAACCATTGAGGATGAGAGAGAGACTATTTGTTTTAGAAATAATGGCATGGCCATCTGAAAAGCAGTCGGAAAGGCTCAAGGACTTAAAAGTTGCCTTTGCTTTTAGCTtctagaaaagaaaataagaacaaaTTATCTAAGAcaacaaaaagattgaaaagggCATAACAAGTGCAAGACTGCAagttaaaagttaaaatatGCAAGGTATTAAAGTAAAATCAACTTGAATAGTTGTGAAGTAGCTGAATATATCAAAATATAGCCATGTGAACTCCACGAGTACTGTCACCACGTTTAGCTTTGGTTccgttaaaaacaaaataattatcatTATCTAGgattataataattaaaaaaattagtttgtaAATTAGATTGGTGACACCGTTTTTCAGTGGGACAAGTTTGGAGGCCACCCCATGCACACCTAATGGTGCAACCCTCCTTCATAAAGACACAGATTGTGAATGATGTCCCCAAAATGGTGCCCTTTGACATGTTTTCTTCTATAGTATATGCATGTACGCGTGTTCCCAAACTCCCACGAGTCCAACCTCAGAAACCCTATTACTGGATGTTTTGTTCTAGTACAATTTTAGCGACTTAGAACATGTGAGTAAACGAAACCCTGTAGATACTGGGGTATGGAAAAGTCCGCAAGATCTTGATAGTATCCATGAGTGAATGCGTTTTTAACTATTTGAGCTACTTATAAGCCCATTGCAATTATTATGTATACGTTTCAATGATTTGATTTCTCGATAAGATTCTAAGTAGATAACAAtcattatttttcttgaaaCAATTAATGACGATCATGGAATAtctttttctactttttttcAATTACTTAATAATAATGTGTGGGGAATatttttttctactttttttcaatttcttaataATAATGCAAAAGACACAATCTTCTCCCCCAAGCAAGAAAAGACTGAATGAGGAGATTTTTGTTTACTGCTTGCTGTGAAGAAGAATGCTGTAATGATCTGGTCAATGGATGGGATAGAAAGACTTTCCTATAGTTTATTCAAAAGTAGCCGCTACACTTGACCATCTTCTTGTTTCAATGTTCAAAGTTTTAACCTTATGAAATTGATCTTATAtataatacatatataattCAACTTATCCATAATTACGGTCCATAATTTTGTATGGCTATGACAAAAAGTGGTAGATCCAAAATTTCAACTTTGAGTTGTCCTAGTATAGACAAATTAAGGATTTTGTAAATAGAAATAGTGGGCAACGGGCaaatttttctctatttttttaatgaaacatttcGTCGAGCACTTTGTGTGTATGTAAGCGACATTTATTTTGTTCGTTAGAGATTAAAAACCTTGCTAAAATATGTCAATTTTTCTTGACAACAAGTAAATTGAAAGGTCTTTCTTGATAGCTCATTTTTCTTCTAATATACTAGCAACTTGAACGGTTTTCTTTCTTATGAGATATTAATTATCATGAGGTGAAGAGACATTAGGAATTCAAAaggttaaaaaatatatttagcATATCATATTTTGCAAGGGATAGAAAAATGGGTCAAACAGAAAAAcagcaataaaaaaattagatagAAGATGGTAGGTCCAAAGTTGAAAAATGGAATAGAAAAAGGGCAAAACGACAACGTTTTGGTAAAATACAAAAGCAGGGCAACCTatctttcttcatttttttgacGCCGGTTCTGCaactcaaaatttcaaactCCCGCGAATAAACCAGCCAACGGTGGCTTCTACCAACTAGAGcactaattattatttttcataatATTTATCCATCTAGTCCTTCATAGAGCTTTGTCTAGGGTTTAGGGTGGTCCTCCGAAGTACACTACAAGCATTTCTCCCGATCTTCGAAGGGTCCTAGAACCACCCCTATCTCTATATAAATCCGCTCCTGACAAATATATATTCTTTCTCCAattttattcttcttcattttcttccgAGCATACATATAGCCATAGGCATGCAAGAATTGCATAATTtcttaaatttcaggtagacgggtcataggcccactccaacaacaccgatactgtccccgCTTAACCACCTGTTCAATCCGCCAGATGtggggttttaatacaaaacATCTCGATGTTGGTTAGaggggtaattctatttaaagggcttgttctcaagccttCTGGTCAATGTGGGACAGATGAATTCTAACACTCCCTCGCACGTGAGACTCCATTTTATGAGTCACACGTGGAGTTCCACACATCGGCAGCCACGTAGAGCCAAGTTGGGACTCACCCATTCGCATGGGGGCCAATGTGGACCCACCCATTTACGTGGCATCTCTTGGCCTACGTGGAGCCAAGCCGAGGCTCACCCATTCGCATGGGGTcaaaggggacccacccatTCACATGGAAAAATGGGCTCGtcccctggctctgataccatcttAAATTTCAAGTAGACGAGCCatgggcccactccaacaatatcgatattatccccacttggccacctgctcaatccgtcaggtgtggggttttaatacaaaatgCCTCAATGTTAGTTAGTGTAATACcccgtatttaaaaaaaatggttatatatatatgggtgtatgttgggtaattatttttacgtaatgattttatttgatttatttttatgcAAGAACCTATTCTTGATATGTAAAATAGTTTCAATGTAAAATCCTTTTTTCctacaaattatttcaaaaactagctatttcatgttcatatgtaattagagatatttttagtttgaattggagAAGGGGATTATGATGAGTTTGGCTAGATTTTCCTCACAAAGGCTAAGTGGTGTTTTGGCAACCATTAGAGAATAAGGGGGAGGGGTTAGTCACTACTCTAAATAGGTTGAGGTGGAGAGTTTGTAGCATTAGGAGTTAATGATTTGGTGATTACTCACCACTCTAAATGTGAAGGTGGAAGTCTACTTAAGGGTGAGTTGGCAAGTTTGTATTCATTAGGAATCTAAGAGCTAAATGTTTGGTGATGATTCATCCCTCCAAAGTTTGAAGAGGTGGGATTCATATTCCTTAGAGATGAGTGTGGGCTTGGATGCTTGTATCCACCTTGCATAATATTGATTAACTTCAAACATGTCTCTTTGCCATTTGAACACATATTAGAGCTAAGGTTTTGCTTAACCTTTGTTGTTTGTCTATTGGACCACATTTCATTGTTAATGATGAGAATAACATTTGTTGCCTTGTGATTGGAACACATTTCATGGTGATGATTAGGTTAACATTTGGTGAACACATTTCATGTTTAATGATTAGCACAACACTTACTTTCTTTCCATTGGCACACTTGTGGAGATTCTTTGGAGAAGAAGATGTCATGCAATCTACATAAAGGAAGGAGAAAAGAATCAACGGAAGGACATAgaggaaagaggaagaagaaaagagagaggaagaagaagaagaaaaaaaaaagaaaaaaaaacaactccAATAAAAAGCCATCCTCCCTTTCATATTATCCAATTACCTTTCTTTTACATATTGTTAAGGCTTTAAGCcatctttcattgtatttgtaagtCCCTCATATATAGTGAAATACAATGAAAGCAAACCCCAGTGGATGTAGTCAATTTGGCGAACCACTTAAATCTTGTGTGTTTATGCATTTACATTTTGAGATCTTTTCCATGagaagcaattccaccaaactATTGGCAATCTCTATTTATCTCTCTTGGGGATGATGTACAAAGAGTGTGAGACAAATCCCAGAAAAATACATGAGCCTTACCCAACAAATCTCTCCATCAAACTACTATCATTTTCATCTATCAAAAGAAAGATATCCAAGACTAGAAATTCGTCCAGCCTATTTAACAGATCAAAACACCATCATCCATATATTTTGTTATAATACTTCATTCATGAGAGTTGTTCGTCTGTCTCTCTACCATGATATATAAAATTTTCAGAAACATCCAACTGTGTGATAGTCCATTATGTCTGAAATACCAACTCATGTCTATAATCCCGcagaaaactggacagccaTGTTATGAGCACCAAAACCCCATTTTTCGTAACTCGAATCGAAACACttccttcacaaaagttgttccttatcatCTCCTCTATAACATATCCAAAAACCACAACAATCGAATATATGTTCTGACTTATATCTCAGTTCGAACAGCAGATAGTTTCAGCTATATTAAAGAAGTAGAAGTGGTGggctaaaataaaaataaaagatgatgTTTGGAAAGGGAAAAGCTAGAGACGTAATTTCATGCCTTGTGGCATTTGAGACATATATTTCACTCTAACGATTATTTTCTCTAACGTTGATGTCTATTCTTTTCTAATAAAAACAGGTTGCTCGACCAAGATGGACGAGACgatgaacaaatatatatggaGTGGTCAACGAGCAACATTTTATATGAtggattataaattattattttgttaatattatgattatattACTCTTGTTACTAatcaatttgatttatgttgaagTTGCAGGCTTGTTAGATAAAGTGTGAGTATTGATATCTATGTGAACGTGACATACACATATGCATTGCAAAGCAAGAAAAAGAGTTGTGTTGTGTCAAGTGCTCACTTGTGTAAAGTGTTTAAGTTGTGAGGATATTCAATGGCTAAAGTTTGCcttgaatataaaataatgaaccgTGTATATGTCAAGCGTAGGGTGCAGGGCTTGAGTATACATTTGGGCGTCGGGggaagtgtttgtttaataaaGTGGAAATTGAgagtttaattataaaaattgggTTAAGAGATGAACGGGAGTTAACTCATATTCTAACGTACTCGGAGCCAAGTGGTATAAGTATAGTATGGGATGTGCAGGCTTGGGTGCCTTAGGTATGTGTTGACGGGATTAGAAGGTAGTGAGTACATTCATACATCTCATTGCATAcattttatgtattttcaagAGCTACTCaatacaattattattttagttggtATTTTTGTTATGACTTAATTTTGTATACTAATatttgttacaatttaattattattttgttagtagtTTTTGTTGTGAATTAATTTGTGCATTGTTTTTATTCCGTTGTGTATTCaatcaattttaattatttcattttttttccaccatatcttggttgtagaatttatttctatagctaAGATATGAGTCACACCCTAACTCGTGGATAGTCTTTATTCGCAGGTCGGGGCGTGACAGTTaaagtggggtaattctatttaaattgattttcttcTCTCCCTCTGTTCGATGTGGGACAATGgattccaacactcccccgcacgtgagaccccattttatgggtcacacgtggagttccacacatcggcaaccacgtggagccaagttGGGGCTCACCCGTTCGTGCAGGGCCAATGAGTACCCACCCATTCACATGGCATCCCTTGGCCTACATGGAGCCAAGTTGGGGCTCACCCATTCATACAGGGTCAAAGGGGACCCACCTGTTCACGTGGTAGTATGGGCTCGTCCCTTGGCTCTGGTACCatcttaaatttcaggtagacggGTCATGGGCTCACTCCAATagcaccgatattgtccccacttgGCTACCTACTTAATctgtcaggtgtggggttttaatacaaaaggtcTCGGTGTTGGTTAGAagggtaattttatttaaaaggcttgttctcaagcattctggtcgatgtgggacaaaGGAATTCTAACAGAATTAAAGGGAGCTAGCTAGTAACCCAACAGGGCCAACACCATTAAACCATCCATTCTCATACACACAAGACTTTCCAAGACAACATAAGAATAAAAATAGCccgttaattaaaaaaaaaacattatgtcACACGAAAGAAATTTGACAAAGATTGATTCATATTGATAAATGGGTTTTTGATCCCTAAAAACTATTCAAATTACCCTTATGCGCAACATGAATCTTTAGACTTTTACAGAActagatcctctcctgagctcaggaTGGGGATCCTCATGAGCAGCCCATCCGGGCAATTCAAACTTGATCCAACGgctgcaattattataacttttagagggcccCCTATTTGGagccattggatcaaatttcaacggcccgGATGGGCTGCTCAGGAGAATCCCCATCCTgagctcaagagaggatccaGTTCCGACTTTTACAATGATTATATGAGTGATTTATTTCGCATTGATAtatgagtgttttttttttaacaaacaatattatttacattaaaggAGATGGGTGGACTTAGTCTCAAtatgggctagtaataatgtggttcaaactcgcatttgatgagaattgaacctaagatctctcatttacaagtgaagaggaataccattaggTTAACAATTGCCAGATTCGTATTCTATTAGAATGAAACTCATGAGACCTTTTATTACACCCGATAATTGAGGTCGCATTTATTggactcaaaattttcaacatattgtgtgaatttgatatcaatttataaaaatccaactcaaaattttcaacctAGCGTTTTGGATAAAAAGATATCTCAAACTCAAGAGATATTCAACCTTGTTTCCTCTAAATAAAAGGTATTATAATGGAGATTTATGACCAAAGGCAAcagattaatttttaattagtaaCCTTAAACTTGATTGGCAAGCAAAGACCAAACTATATGATAAAAATTAGAAACCCAGCATGACATATTACATGCCCGAGTGAAATGTGAGAAATCCAAGTCAATAGCATACAGGAAACCAAAAAGAAATGAGCTTTCTCGCGGGAAGATTAGCCGGGAAAGAGGGAGCCTATTTTCTCCAGGAATCGAAACAGGCGGTGGGCCGCCTCGTATcccagaagaagaagctccCATCATCGCCGTCCGAAGCTTCCTCCGCCGCGACAGAGCACGAATCGCAAGCCGACGTGCTTCCGGAGGTCCTGAGGCACTCTCTGCCCTCCAAGATCTTCCACCAACCTTCCGAAACGACGTCGTCTCTGGACACGGCCTCCAAATGGGTTCTTGAATCCGATTCCAAGAACGGCCATTTCGTGTCCGCCGAGGCTCTCAACCCTCTGAGGGCTTACCTGTCGCTGCCCCAGGTCACTTTTGGCCCCAAAAGGTTTGCCCTTTTTGTTTTAACTTCTCAATTGTTCAATTTTGTGTTTGTTCTCTGGGAAAATGTGGGAAATTGAAGATTCTTGGACTTGTTTGGTGGATTTGACTTTGTTGATTTGTTACAGAATGCTcaaaatttgtttaattttgttatGAATTCGCAAAATTTGGAAGCTTTATTGTGCATATTCACGTGGGAATTGGAATACCAAGTACTCTCCGGGAGGAATGCATATGAAGGGGCATTTAGTATATACTATATTCGGTGTTGAATTTGAGAGAATTCTCCAATGGTGAATTGTTCTAGCTTATATAATATATGGCATTGCTGAATGCAGGTGGCAACTGCCGGAATCAGAAAGCTCATTGTCAGCCTCGACGGCTAATGAGTTGCGTCGAGACAGGCATACTACCCACATTAATCCTGAAAAGTTGAAGGCTGCAGCCGAAGGGTTTACTCAAAGTACATCCATTTTCATTCATAGATGTGTGTGTTACCTGATAGTTTTTATAAAACAGGGATAATGGCCGTGTCGGGTGAAGGCATAAGGAATAATGATCAGTCAAGATAGTATAGGAAAGGAAAGAAGGTTTCTTGCTCAAGAAAATATCTATTTCTTAAAATCTATTATAATGCTCAACCCCATTTGACATATAAATCGGTCTTACTAATAACAACTCTTTTTATGCATGATCTTTGGATATTATCTTGGCAACTTATTGTGAATTGCCATTTTTTATGTTGTGTTTGTATTCCCGAGCTCCGCTGCTTGTCTTAGCACCCTGAAATGCAATCCTGAGCGCATATTCTCATATTTTTGTAAGAATCACGAGCTTTGCTTGGTTTCCGTCTAAAGTCCTAATGTGATGCGTTTTCTGCTTCTCTGTAGTTGGGAAGGCATTTGCTGTTGCAACTGCAGTAGTATTTGGTGGTGCCACCTTGCTATTAGGAATGGCCATCTCAAAATTACAGTTGCAAAATGTAAGTGCAAATATATTATGTCTTGATACGCAAATCTTGTAATTACCACGTGGGATCCTTTTGCCGTGATATGTTGATGAAAGTTGCGAAGACATTCTTACTATTTGGTGACAATTTCACATCAAGTTGTGATTTATATTAACAGAGTGAAGACGTCCGAACAAAAGGGAGAGACCTTATGGAGCCAAAACTGGAGATGATTCAGGAGGAACTAGCTCCCTTAAGAGCTTGGGTACGTCAAGTTGTAACATTTGAATGGGATTTCCTTTTCTCTTACCTAATTCTGCTTGAATGTTTGACTTGCACATGAACTAACATGGAGCTTCTAAATGCAGGCTGAAAAAACGTCGAAGAAATGGCGCTTGGAAAGGGACGAAAATATAAAGGAGAAGCCAATTATTAAGGCGCTTGCTAAAATGTTGGGTCCAAAGACATCCAATTAACAACATTATTGCTTATTTTTTGTCTGAATCTATGTAAATAGTTCCTATTGGTGGTGTTTATGGCTGTGGATACGAAGTTTGAAGAGTGGTCAGACCGgtggagaaaaaggaaaatgatagAAATAGGTGTTGTATGAATAATAGCTGCCTTTCCTTTTGGGGGCATGGTGTTGTATAAGTAAACACTAGTTGCCTGTGTGTATTCTTTTGTTTGAGAAGCCTTGTTTTCCTCCTTGGTTTGTAATTAAAGTCACTATCTAATAGACCCGAAGATAAATGATGGTTCAAAAATGTTATCATGCTTGGTCCAGCTTGTTTGAATGTACTTTTAAAACgattgaaagcgtttttggtgaaaatgtttttagaatgaATCTTTAGTAAAGATGCAAGTAAATTTTGGAAAAGTACTTAAAGTGTTTTctagaagaagcacataattggtgcaTTTTAcagaaagcacttcaagtgcttttggaactcaaaaacattttctctaaaagcgcttttagtcattttaaaagcacattcaaaCGAGTATGATCCACCAGCACCACTGACTCATTCAAGCAGTGTCCTCATAAAAAAAACATGTCAATATGTTTTGTTTGCGATTATATTAGCGATAGATTAGCGACAACATATTCATAGTGGATTGTTTAATAGACAATAAATGTTTGTTTTATAGTCGGACTAATAAACACAAAACACATAAATGAAATCTGGAACTTTAATAAAAGGGCACCTGAGTTGTTGAGGGAGGGAATTGAGTCTGCGAGCAGAGGCATCTTCGAGCTCTTGCACTTCTTCCATGAGCAAGTACTGAGCCCTCCTTTGTGCTCTGAAACAACCCATTGATGGATTGAAGCTGAAGCAAAGAAACATCATCACCTTCCGAAAACTATGTACAAAACCAATTCCTCTCACTTGCTCATCTCACACTTAAAAGCATGTCATCTCATCATGGTGTTTAACGTCCtaaaaatgagaaatttttcaatatgtCCGACCACATGCCATCATATAATTGAAGAGATACttaattataatatgaaatgtgatttttcgccACGTGTTTTAAACACATTGAAAATTCTCTCCTAATAAATCTATCCGTCCCAGGCTGGACACAAAACTAACTTCTTTTCCCTTTTCATTTtcctaaaaagaaaaagaaaagcaaggTAAATGAAACATCCGGTTACCGGTTAACTGTGGGTGAGGCAAACAGGTCACGGGCGAGTGACTCGCTCAAAGTCCTTGTAAACTGCAGCAAATAATTGGGCTATTGGATAAACCTTGGAGGAGCGTTAGGGTTTTAGTTTCAGAGTTCTGTCTCTTCTCAGTCTCTCTCACTCTTCTCCTCTGAATTTGAAGGTTCAATTTCAACAGGTAAAATCCCATAACTTGCTTCTGCTGATTTACTTTCCAAATTTAAGCTTCTTTTTCCTCTAATGGTTTCTGGGTTCTCTTCTACTCGTTTGGGGTGGGAAAGGAGATGAAAATCTTGATTCGAAAACTCAGAAATATGTATGAATTAGATGACCCAATAAATCCTTGCTGGGTTCATTTTTTTGAAGGTTTTTGCTTGCTGGGGGTGTAAGAAAAAacaatttgtgagtcaaagatgTATAATTTGTTTGAAATGTGGGGTTAGGGATATAGGGAGTTTGTCCAAGTGGTTCACTAAGAATTTCTGAGCAAAAGTAAATGGAAGTGATTTCCGCGCACACGTTTTTTTTCCATATGCACGTTCTTACTTATTTCCGGTCTTTGAATTGAATAAGTCAGAGTAGAAACATAGACAAAAATAAACATGGGTAcggaaaaggagaaaaagagcgtGCGGAAGTCATTTATTCCGGAGTTCCGTATTCAAGTCAATGATGAATTACATTAATGATATTCATAAAgttttgagtaaattgtagttacgatatttaactttaattcaattggagtaatggtcattcaactaaaaattcattaccattggtccctcaattcatcaaaaagtgcagctatggtccctcaactaaaaattcattatcattagTCCTTTAACTATAATTCAACTAGAGAAAtgatcctttaactttaacccaatttagCAATGGTTCTTCCatcataactcgttttgacaaaaattttgacgtagttgaaatgaccataattacacactttgatgagttgagggaacctaattatataaatggttattccaacataacttattttgacaaaattttgatgaaattgatgaaattgatgaaaatgactataactacatattttgataagttgagggaccaatggtaatggaatGGACTATTgcttcaatttgattaaagttgagggactattactacaattgactctaaatttttttataaaataataaaaatctaaaaatGGGTAGCGGGAATCGAACCCACATCGTTAGCTTGGAAGGTTAGGGTTTATAGTCGAGGTTGTGCGGAAGTCATTTCTCCCGCTAAAATCACTGTTGTTATTTGTACTGCTTTGCATTTGGGATTTGGCTACCTAGAGCGAATAAGTTACATGAAGCAATTTCTcactcctttttcttctccccTGGCACTCCCTTGTTTCTTTTGAGGATTTGGGTCGAATAAATCAAACAAGAATCAAGGGACGTGAACAAGGGGAGGAGTACAGAAGGGGATAACGCAAATGTGAAAATCACTACCCTGTGTTAAATTCAGAGATCATGGTGTTGGTTTTTCTCTTTGGTGAATACTTGTGCAATGCCTCATTGTTTTCAACTCCTAGCAGGGCAGAATAAGCCACTGCTGTAAACATGGCAAGTGTGATCATGGCCCCAACTTTCTGCTCAATCTCAGTCAGAAGAAGCGGCAAAGATTGGAGCGAGCGCAGCAGTACTAACGGGCAACATCGTGGTATGAAATTGAAGGCAATGCGGATAGAGAAACCTCTGGAGGAATTGTACCAAGTGAGAGTCGAGAGAAAGGTGTCACAGGAGAGACTAGCGGAGCTTGGAGTCTCCAGATGGTCAATGTGGAAGACGGGCAAGTGCAAGCTGCCGTGGGACTGGCAGGTCGACCAGCTGGTTTACATTGAGGAAGGAGAGGTGAGAGTCGTGCCCGAAGGCAGCCGGCAGTACATGCAATTCGTGGCTGGGGATCTTATTCGTTACCCCAAGTGGTTGGAGGCTGACCTCTGGTTCAACGGTCCTTACCAAGAGCGTTACAGTTTCCGAGCCTTTGGCGATGATTAGTCGACTTGCGTAATGTATTTTGACATGATATACATGCTCCTTAGGCTTGTTGCTTCTCATTATTTTACCAGAGGCGGTATaacctctctttcttttctttttttgtagtTGATAGTACCATTTTCATATGAACTGCAAAGATGTTTTTATGCATCAAGTTCATGACAGcttaaacaagattttgacatTTCTTCTGGTGATCCCTGATGCACAAAACTATGCTTCGCCGAGGACACCATTGGGCTGCAAATCTCCGCCATTTGGCGCGAAGCGTATTATAAGAGAATAGAAAGCAGAAACCACAGCAACGAAGATCCGGCATAGAATAATTTCTTATTGAACAACAAAATCTTCCATTTCTGGCATGATAAAGTACAGATTTCCGAAAGAAGTATCAAGCCTACAGCTCTAGGAATGCACCGGACTAAGGATTACAACCAATTTCCGAGAGAAAACGTTGCTTGGGTTGAAACAAAACCAGAAAAATGTAAACTTTTCTCACCATTATACAGCAAATTTTATCATGAATTCTAGTAAGTAATAAGCACACATCCCTATAACAAACCTTTATATTACATACCTCCCTGGCTGACGGGTACAAAAGGAAAGAGTGAACTAGGAGCAATTGTGAAGTCCACAATACCCCGCCTTCGCGTTTATCAGCATAGAGTTACAACAAGCCAAAGAGAAGTGAGGTTGGGTCCAACTCACTTTCCTCCGATTATCACTGATTAGGCAAACAGAATCTGTGAGTTGCGAGGGTCTCAACTCAACTACCTGAAGATGCCCGTGGTTTTGGGTTAGTAGCAATGGCAACGGAGGAAGCAAATCTTGAGACAAGCACAGCCTCATTGCCCAAAGCCTTGGAAGCAGCCACATCTTCCAAGCGTTTCCACGTTGATTCACGTTTCTCCTGTGTTTCTTtctctttggattcatcttcttGGAAGCCAACCAAGCACTCATCGAAGAGTTCTTGATCAACATCTGAGAATA belongs to Malus sylvestris chromosome 17, drMalSylv7.2, whole genome shotgun sequence and includes:
- the LOC126612321 gene encoding uncharacterized protein LOC126612321, which codes for MSFLAGRLAGKEGAYFLQESKQAVGRLVSQKKKLPSSPSEASSAATEHESQADVLPEVLRHSLPSKIFHQPSETTSSLDTASKWVLESDSKNGHFVSAEALNPLRAYLSLPQVTFGPKRWQLPESESSLSASTANELRRDRHTTHINPEKLKAAAEGFTQIGKAFAVATAVVFGGATLLLGMAISKLQLQNSEDVRTKGRDLMEPKLEMIQEELAPLRAWAEKTSKKWRLERDENIKEKPIIKALAKMLGPKTSN
- the LOC126612329 gene encoding uncharacterized protein LOC126612329, producing MASVIMAPTFCSISVRRSGKDWSERSSTNGQHRGMKLKAMRIEKPLEELYQVRVERKVSQERLAELGVSRWSMWKTGKCKLPWDWQVDQLVYIEEGEVRVVPEGSRQYMQFVAGDLIRYPKWLEADLWFNGPYQERYSFRAFGDD